The Ornithodoros turicata isolate Travis chromosome 7, ASM3712646v1, whole genome shotgun sequence genome includes a region encoding these proteins:
- the LOC135399980 gene encoding carbonic anhydrase 1-like isoform X1, which produces MNKRRPVELLSLTLLLHACTRTEPAEHEKFTNTYSMFSVSNVVESLRSCGMDEWGYTSSFPADCTSSTVSTPDTWPATFPLCGGSMQSPVELRFLQSVYKPMSPMHFFNYDYEMALDVQIIGTNLLLFPNSSRLAVFGGPLKVEYTFVMGAFHFGKGEFDGSEHKIDSTGYAAELQLIHYTETNIGINCFKGVNGLLALAILFKQVPANNSELDEFISNIPQVRASADKPTTIPNFYLSSFMPQSTINFYLYSGSLTFPPCTERLITVVFERAVSIGKSQLEALRTLKGQLKHARCKLDIAGNTRIAPARGSARPIYRSFRFIPSQRATTTSCPTSLTMLACLVIFHFNSFE; this is translated from the exons ATGAACAAAAGGCGTCCAGTCGAGCTCCTG TCCTTGACTTTACTTTTGCACGCGTGCACCAGGACCGAACCAG CTGAACACGAGAAGTTCACTAATACTTACAGCATGTTTAGTGTCAGCAATGTTGTAG AGAGCCTTCGTAGCTGTGGAATGGATGAGTGGGGTTACACGTCATCATTTCCTGCAGACTGCACATCGAGCACCGTTTCAA CTCCCGACACCTGGCCTGCCACTTTTCCTTTGTGCGGTGGAAGCATGCAGTCGCCGGTTGAACTCCGTTTCCTGCAGTCCGTCTACAAACCCATGAGCCCTATGCATTTCTTCAACTACGACTATGAGATGGcgcttgatgttcaaattatcGGCACTAACC TGTTGCTATTTCCAAACTCGTCTCGTCTGGCCGTGTTCGGAGGACCGCTTAAAGTGGAGTATACCTTCGTCATGGGCGCCTTTCATTTTGGCAAAGGCGAATTCGACGGGTCCGAACACAAGATAGACAGTACGGGCTACGCTGCAGAG TTGCAGTTGATCCACTACACGGAGACCAACATTGGAATCAACTGCTTCAAAGGCGTCAATGGCCTCTTGGCGCTCGCCATACTATTTAAG CAAGTTCCGGCCAACAACTCCGAACTGGATGAATTTATATCGAACATTCCACAAGTGCGTGCCAGCGCCGACAAACCCACAACCATTCCAAACTTCTACCTGTCGTCATTCATGCCCCAGTCTACCATCAACTTCTACCTCTACTCCGGCTCACTCACATTTCCGCCCTGTACCGAACGTCTCATCACCGTCGTGTTCGAGAGGGCAGTCAGCATCGGTAAAAGCCAA TTGGAGGCGCTCCGCACCCTGAAGGGTCAGCTGAAGCACGCCCGATGTAAACTGGACATAGCCGGCAACACAAGAATAGCACCGGCACGGGGAAGCGCTCGACCCATCTACCGCTCCTTTCGGTTCATCCCCAGTCAAAGGGCGACTACCACGAGTTGCCCCACCTCACTCACCATGCTTGCGTGTCTTGTCATTTTTCACTTCAATAGTTTCGAGTAA
- the LOC135399980 gene encoding carbonic anhydrase 1-like isoform X4, with product MNKRRPVELLSLTLLLHACTRTEPAEHEKFTNTYSMFSVSNVVESLRSCGMDEWGYTSSFPADCTSSTVSMLLFPNSSRLAVFGGPLKVEYTFVMGAFHFGKGEFDGSEHKIDSTGYAAELQLIHYTETNIGINCFKGVNGLLALAILFKQVPANNSELDEFISNIPQVRASADKPTTIPNFYLSSFMPQSTINFYLYSGSLTFPPCTERLITVVFERAVSIGKSQLEALRTLKGQLKHARCKLDIAGNTRIAPARGSARPIYRSFRFIPSQRATTTSCPTSLTMLACLVIFHFNSFE from the exons ATGAACAAAAGGCGTCCAGTCGAGCTCCTG TCCTTGACTTTACTTTTGCACGCGTGCACCAGGACCGAACCAG CTGAACACGAGAAGTTCACTAATACTTACAGCATGTTTAGTGTCAGCAATGTTGTAG AGAGCCTTCGTAGCTGTGGAATGGATGAGTGGGGTTACACGTCATCATTTCCTGCAGACTGCACATCGAGCACCGTTTCAA TGTTGCTATTTCCAAACTCGTCTCGTCTGGCCGTGTTCGGAGGACCGCTTAAAGTGGAGTATACCTTCGTCATGGGCGCCTTTCATTTTGGCAAAGGCGAATTCGACGGGTCCGAACACAAGATAGACAGTACGGGCTACGCTGCAGAG TTGCAGTTGATCCACTACACGGAGACCAACATTGGAATCAACTGCTTCAAAGGCGTCAATGGCCTCTTGGCGCTCGCCATACTATTTAAG CAAGTTCCGGCCAACAACTCCGAACTGGATGAATTTATATCGAACATTCCACAAGTGCGTGCCAGCGCCGACAAACCCACAACCATTCCAAACTTCTACCTGTCGTCATTCATGCCCCAGTCTACCATCAACTTCTACCTCTACTCCGGCTCACTCACATTTCCGCCCTGTACCGAACGTCTCATCACCGTCGTGTTCGAGAGGGCAGTCAGCATCGGTAAAAGCCAA TTGGAGGCGCTCCGCACCCTGAAGGGTCAGCTGAAGCACGCCCGATGTAAACTGGACATAGCCGGCAACACAAGAATAGCACCGGCACGGGGAAGCGCTCGACCCATCTACCGCTCCTTTCGGTTCATCCCCAGTCAAAGGGCGACTACCACGAGTTGCCCCACCTCACTCACCATGCTTGCGTGTCTTGTCATTTTTCACTTCAATAGTTTCGAGTAA
- the LOC135399980 gene encoding carbonic anhydrase 1-like isoform X2 yields MNKRRPVELLSLTLLLHACTRTEPAPDTWPATFPLCGGSMQSPVELRFLQSVYKPMSPMHFFNYDYEMALDVQIIGTNLLLFPNSSRLAVFGGPLKVEYTFVMGAFHFGKGEFDGSEHKIDSTGYAAELQLIHYTETNIGINCFKGVNGLLALAILFKQVPANNSELDEFISNIPQVRASADKPTTIPNFYLSSFMPQSTINFYLYSGSLTFPPCTERLITVVFERAVSIGKSQLEALRTLKGQLKHARCKLDIAGNTRIAPARGSARPIYRSFRFIPSQRATTTSCPTSLTMLACLVIFHFNSFE; encoded by the exons ATGAACAAAAGGCGTCCAGTCGAGCTCCTG TCCTTGACTTTACTTTTGCACGCGTGCACCAGGACCGAACCAG CTCCCGACACCTGGCCTGCCACTTTTCCTTTGTGCGGTGGAAGCATGCAGTCGCCGGTTGAACTCCGTTTCCTGCAGTCCGTCTACAAACCCATGAGCCCTATGCATTTCTTCAACTACGACTATGAGATGGcgcttgatgttcaaattatcGGCACTAACC TGTTGCTATTTCCAAACTCGTCTCGTCTGGCCGTGTTCGGAGGACCGCTTAAAGTGGAGTATACCTTCGTCATGGGCGCCTTTCATTTTGGCAAAGGCGAATTCGACGGGTCCGAACACAAGATAGACAGTACGGGCTACGCTGCAGAG TTGCAGTTGATCCACTACACGGAGACCAACATTGGAATCAACTGCTTCAAAGGCGTCAATGGCCTCTTGGCGCTCGCCATACTATTTAAG CAAGTTCCGGCCAACAACTCCGAACTGGATGAATTTATATCGAACATTCCACAAGTGCGTGCCAGCGCCGACAAACCCACAACCATTCCAAACTTCTACCTGTCGTCATTCATGCCCCAGTCTACCATCAACTTCTACCTCTACTCCGGCTCACTCACATTTCCGCCCTGTACCGAACGTCTCATCACCGTCGTGTTCGAGAGGGCAGTCAGCATCGGTAAAAGCCAA TTGGAGGCGCTCCGCACCCTGAAGGGTCAGCTGAAGCACGCCCGATGTAAACTGGACATAGCCGGCAACACAAGAATAGCACCGGCACGGGGAAGCGCTCGACCCATCTACCGCTCCTTTCGGTTCATCCCCAGTCAAAGGGCGACTACCACGAGTTGCCCCACCTCACTCACCATGCTTGCGTGTCTTGTCATTTTTCACTTCAATAGTTTCGAGTAA
- the LOC135399980 gene encoding carbonic anhydrase 1-like isoform X3, protein MDEWGYTSSFPADCTSSTVSTPDTWPATFPLCGGSMQSPVELRFLQSVYKPMSPMHFFNYDYEMALDVQIIGTNLLLFPNSSRLAVFGGPLKVEYTFVMGAFHFGKGEFDGSEHKIDSTGYAAELQLIHYTETNIGINCFKGVNGLLALAILFKQVPANNSELDEFISNIPQVRASADKPTTIPNFYLSSFMPQSTINFYLYSGSLTFPPCTERLITVVFERAVSIGKSQLEALRTLKGQLKHARCKLDIAGNTRIAPARGSARPIYRSFRFIPSQRATTTSCPTSLTMLACLVIFHFNSFE, encoded by the exons ATGGATGAGTGGGGTTACACGTCATCATTTCCTGCAGACTGCACATCGAGCACCGTTTCAA CTCCCGACACCTGGCCTGCCACTTTTCCTTTGTGCGGTGGAAGCATGCAGTCGCCGGTTGAACTCCGTTTCCTGCAGTCCGTCTACAAACCCATGAGCCCTATGCATTTCTTCAACTACGACTATGAGATGGcgcttgatgttcaaattatcGGCACTAACC TGTTGCTATTTCCAAACTCGTCTCGTCTGGCCGTGTTCGGAGGACCGCTTAAAGTGGAGTATACCTTCGTCATGGGCGCCTTTCATTTTGGCAAAGGCGAATTCGACGGGTCCGAACACAAGATAGACAGTACGGGCTACGCTGCAGAG TTGCAGTTGATCCACTACACGGAGACCAACATTGGAATCAACTGCTTCAAAGGCGTCAATGGCCTCTTGGCGCTCGCCATACTATTTAAG CAAGTTCCGGCCAACAACTCCGAACTGGATGAATTTATATCGAACATTCCACAAGTGCGTGCCAGCGCCGACAAACCCACAACCATTCCAAACTTCTACCTGTCGTCATTCATGCCCCAGTCTACCATCAACTTCTACCTCTACTCCGGCTCACTCACATTTCCGCCCTGTACCGAACGTCTCATCACCGTCGTGTTCGAGAGGGCAGTCAGCATCGGTAAAAGCCAA TTGGAGGCGCTCCGCACCCTGAAGGGTCAGCTGAAGCACGCCCGATGTAAACTGGACATAGCCGGCAACACAAGAATAGCACCGGCACGGGGAAGCGCTCGACCCATCTACCGCTCCTTTCGGTTCATCCCCAGTCAAAGGGCGACTACCACGAGTTGCCCCACCTCACTCACCATGCTTGCGTGTCTTGTCATTTTTCACTTCAATAGTTTCGAGTAA
- the LOC135399980 gene encoding carbonic anhydrase 1-like isoform X5, with translation MNKRRPVELLSLTLLLHACTRTEPAEHEKFTNTYSMFSVSNVVESLRSCGMDEWGYTSSFPADCTSSTVSTPDTWPATFPLCGGSMQSPVELRFLQSVYKPMSPMHFFNYDYEMALDVQIIGTNLLLFPNSSRLAVFGGPLKVEYTFVMGAFHFGKGEFDGSEHKIDSTGYAAELQLIHYTETNIGINCFKGVNGLLALAILFKFRPTTPNWMNLYRTFHKCVPAPTNPQPFQTSTCRHSCPSLPSTSTSTPAHSHFRPVPNVSSPSCSRGQSASVKANWRRSAP, from the exons ATGAACAAAAGGCGTCCAGTCGAGCTCCTG TCCTTGACTTTACTTTTGCACGCGTGCACCAGGACCGAACCAG CTGAACACGAGAAGTTCACTAATACTTACAGCATGTTTAGTGTCAGCAATGTTGTAG AGAGCCTTCGTAGCTGTGGAATGGATGAGTGGGGTTACACGTCATCATTTCCTGCAGACTGCACATCGAGCACCGTTTCAA CTCCCGACACCTGGCCTGCCACTTTTCCTTTGTGCGGTGGAAGCATGCAGTCGCCGGTTGAACTCCGTTTCCTGCAGTCCGTCTACAAACCCATGAGCCCTATGCATTTCTTCAACTACGACTATGAGATGGcgcttgatgttcaaattatcGGCACTAACC TGTTGCTATTTCCAAACTCGTCTCGTCTGGCCGTGTTCGGAGGACCGCTTAAAGTGGAGTATACCTTCGTCATGGGCGCCTTTCATTTTGGCAAAGGCGAATTCGACGGGTCCGAACACAAGATAGACAGTACGGGCTACGCTGCAGAG TTGCAGTTGATCCACTACACGGAGACCAACATTGGAATCAACTGCTTCAAAGGCGTCAATGGCCTCTTGGCGCTCGCCATACTATTTAAG TTCCGGCCAACAACTCCGAACTGGATGAATTTATATCGAACATTCCACAAGTGCGTGCCAGCGCCGACAAACCCACAACCATTCCAAACTTCTACCTGTCGTCATTCATGCCCCAGTCTACCATCAACTTCTACCTCTACTCCGGCTCACTCACATTTCCGCCCTGTACCGAACGTCTCATCACCGTCGTGTTCGAGAGGGCAGTCAGCATCGGTAAAAGCCAA TTGGAGGCGCTCCGCACCCTGA
- the LOC135401333 gene encoding beta-galactosidase-like isoform X1 has product MPQDWWLEKRSVWLLLWGFFILSEGRTFTIDYERNTFLKDGKPFRYVSGSLHYFRVPHELWLDRLQTMRAAGLNAIQTYIEWSTHEPTNGHFSFEGQSDIVKFIQTAESLGFLVLLRLGPFIDAERDMGGLPFWLMTNNSNVALRTSSPAYLRYVDRYYSKLLPLLKPLLYCNGGPVIMLQIENEYGSYPACDFKYTSHLRDLVLSYVGKDVILYSTDGNDDDFLKCGKNDGVYTTIDFGTGTNVSEAFAVQRRHQWKGPFANSEFYPGWLDLWGIPHSTVPAADVVKTLKDMLLRNASFNIYPFHGGTSFAFTAGAVISDGNYRPCVTSYDFDAPMTEAGDPTPKYFDIRNTISQFIPLPPVPPPHSKPKMSVGPITLHFAGGLQAIIRATWKAAVQSTYPLSFEDVNHGYGLMVYMTNITFRTANPAVLRVSGLRDRGYVYVDGVFKGILSRMDNVFEILLPIKQGSTLAILVENQGRVSVGPGTLDRKGIISNVTLGTRTLTHWMMLPVSTNVHEALVGRAIGTTPRVNQSSAGLAVYFAVFSLLVSEPQDTFLRLDGWTKGFAYLNGQPLGRYWPGQGPQVTLYVPSLYFQQHNRVVVIEQEEAPCGSPESCTISFVSEPEINGPVPEGGMQLKYLKYRHVSATVEA; this is encoded by the exons GAAGGCCGGACCTTTACGATCGACTACGAGAGAAACACGTTCCTCAAAGACGGGAAACCGTTTCGGTATGTGTCGGGCTCACTTCACTATTTCCGGGTTCCCCATGAGCTCTGGTTGGACCGACTGCAAACCATGAGAGCTGCCGGACTGAACGCCATTCAAAC GTACATCGAATGGAGCACTCACGAACCCACCAACGGACATTTCAGCTTCGAAGGTCAGAGTGATATCGTGAAATTTATCCAGACGGCTGAGTCTCTCGGGTTTCTCGTCCTCCTCAGGCTAGGTCCCTTCATCGATGCTGAGCGAGATATG GGTGGACTGCCTTTTTGGCTAATGACAAATAACTCGAACGTTGCACTAAGAACCAGCAGCCCAG CATACCTTCGATACGTGGATCGCTATTACAGCAAACTCCTACCTCTATTAAAGCCACTTTTGTATTGCAACGGTGGACCCGTGATTATGCTACAG ATTGAAAACGAATATGGTAGCTATCCGGCCTGTGACTTCAAGTACACGTCTCACTTGCGTGACCTAGTACTTAGTTATGTCGGTAAAGACGTCATTCTTTACTCTACTGACGGCAACGATGACGACTTCCTCAAGTGCGGAAAAAACGATGGAGTGTATACTACCATTGACTTTGGAACAG GAACAAACGTGTCTGAAGCATTTGCAGTACAAAGACGCCATCAATGGAAAGGACCATTCGCGAATTCGGAGTTCTATCCTGGATGGCTCGATCTATGGGGGATTCCACACTCGACTGTACCCGCAGCCGATGTTGTGAAGACTCTGAAAGACATGCTGCTCAGAAACGCTTCGTTTAACAT ATACCCTTTCCATGGAGGAACATCATTCGCATTCACTGCAG GTGCTGTTATATCGGACGGTAATTATCGGCCCTGCGTTACGAGCTACGACTTCGATGCTCCGATGACAGAAGCCGGAGACCCAACGCCTAAATATTTCGACATACGCAATACCATCAGCCAG TTCATACCTTTGCCTCCTGTTCCCCCTCCGCATTCGAAGCCCAAGATGAGTGTTGGACCAATTACGCTGCATTTT GCTGGCGGCTTACAGGCGATTATACGAGCGACTTGGAAAGCTGCAGTACAATCAACGTACCCACTGTCTTTCGAGGACGTTAACCAT GGTTATGGACTCATGGTGTACATGACAAATATTACGTTTCGAACTGCTAACCCGGCCGTGCTGAGGGTGTCTGGACTCAGAGACAGAGGTTACGTTTACGTCGATGGT GTATTCAAAGGCATACTATCTCGCATGGACAATGTGTTCGAAATCCTTCTCCCTATCAAGCAAGGATCCACCTTAGCAATACTCGTCGAAAATCAAGGACGAGTGAGCGTTGGCCCGGGTACGCTAGACAGAAAG GGAATCATAAGCAACGTCACTCTTGGAACACGAACTCTTACGCACTGGATGATGCTGCCAGTTTCAACGAACGTTCACGAAGCCCTGGTTGGAAGAGCGATTGGAACAACACCGAGGGTCAACCAGAGTAGTGCAGGGCTCGCAGTGTATTTTGCAGTATTTAGCCTACTTGTGTCTGAACCACAGGATACGTTTCTAAGGTTAGATGGGTGGACAAAG GGCTTCGCATACTTAAACGGACAACCCTTGGGTCGGTACTGGCCAGGACAGGGACCACAAGTGACGCTCTATGTGCCTTCTCTGTACTTCCAGCAGCACAATAGAGTTGTGGTCATCGAACAAGAGGAAGCACCATGCGGATCGCCCGAGTCGTGCACTATTTCTTTCGTTTCGGAACCAGAAATCAACGGCCCTGTCCCAGAAGGCGGAATGCAGCTGAAGTACCTGAAGTACCGGCACGTGTCAGCAACCGTCGAAGCCTAG
- the LOC135401333 gene encoding beta-galactosidase-like isoform X2 encodes MEHSRTHQRTFQLRRLGPFIDAERDMGGLPFWLMTNNSNVALRTSSPAYLRYVDRYYSKLLPLLKPLLYCNGGPVIMLQIENEYGSYPACDFKYTSHLRDLVLSYVGKDVILYSTDGNDDDFLKCGKNDGVYTTIDFGTGTNVSEAFAVQRRHQWKGPFANSEFYPGWLDLWGIPHSTVPAADVVKTLKDMLLRNASFNIYPFHGGTSFAFTAGAVISDGNYRPCVTSYDFDAPMTEAGDPTPKYFDIRNTISQFIPLPPVPPPHSKPKMSVGPITLHFAGGLQAIIRATWKAAVQSTYPLSFEDVNHGYGLMVYMTNITFRTANPAVLRVSGLRDRGYVYVDGVFKGILSRMDNVFEILLPIKQGSTLAILVENQGRVSVGPGTLDRKGIISNVTLGTRTLTHWMMLPVSTNVHEALVGRAIGTTPRVNQSSAGLAVYFAVFSLLVSEPQDTFLRLDGWTKGFAYLNGQPLGRYWPGQGPQVTLYVPSLYFQQHNRVVVIEQEEAPCGSPESCTISFVSEPEINGPVPEGGMQLKYLKYRHVSATVEA; translated from the exons ATGGAGCACTCACGAACCCACCAACGGACATTTCAGCTTCGAAG GCTAGGTCCCTTCATCGATGCTGAGCGAGATATG GGTGGACTGCCTTTTTGGCTAATGACAAATAACTCGAACGTTGCACTAAGAACCAGCAGCCCAG CATACCTTCGATACGTGGATCGCTATTACAGCAAACTCCTACCTCTATTAAAGCCACTTTTGTATTGCAACGGTGGACCCGTGATTATGCTACAG ATTGAAAACGAATATGGTAGCTATCCGGCCTGTGACTTCAAGTACACGTCTCACTTGCGTGACCTAGTACTTAGTTATGTCGGTAAAGACGTCATTCTTTACTCTACTGACGGCAACGATGACGACTTCCTCAAGTGCGGAAAAAACGATGGAGTGTATACTACCATTGACTTTGGAACAG GAACAAACGTGTCTGAAGCATTTGCAGTACAAAGACGCCATCAATGGAAAGGACCATTCGCGAATTCGGAGTTCTATCCTGGATGGCTCGATCTATGGGGGATTCCACACTCGACTGTACCCGCAGCCGATGTTGTGAAGACTCTGAAAGACATGCTGCTCAGAAACGCTTCGTTTAACAT ATACCCTTTCCATGGAGGAACATCATTCGCATTCACTGCAG GTGCTGTTATATCGGACGGTAATTATCGGCCCTGCGTTACGAGCTACGACTTCGATGCTCCGATGACAGAAGCCGGAGACCCAACGCCTAAATATTTCGACATACGCAATACCATCAGCCAG TTCATACCTTTGCCTCCTGTTCCCCCTCCGCATTCGAAGCCCAAGATGAGTGTTGGACCAATTACGCTGCATTTT GCTGGCGGCTTACAGGCGATTATACGAGCGACTTGGAAAGCTGCAGTACAATCAACGTACCCACTGTCTTTCGAGGACGTTAACCAT GGTTATGGACTCATGGTGTACATGACAAATATTACGTTTCGAACTGCTAACCCGGCCGTGCTGAGGGTGTCTGGACTCAGAGACAGAGGTTACGTTTACGTCGATGGT GTATTCAAAGGCATACTATCTCGCATGGACAATGTGTTCGAAATCCTTCTCCCTATCAAGCAAGGATCCACCTTAGCAATACTCGTCGAAAATCAAGGACGAGTGAGCGTTGGCCCGGGTACGCTAGACAGAAAG GGAATCATAAGCAACGTCACTCTTGGAACACGAACTCTTACGCACTGGATGATGCTGCCAGTTTCAACGAACGTTCACGAAGCCCTGGTTGGAAGAGCGATTGGAACAACACCGAGGGTCAACCAGAGTAGTGCAGGGCTCGCAGTGTATTTTGCAGTATTTAGCCTACTTGTGTCTGAACCACAGGATACGTTTCTAAGGTTAGATGGGTGGACAAAG GGCTTCGCATACTTAAACGGACAACCCTTGGGTCGGTACTGGCCAGGACAGGGACCACAAGTGACGCTCTATGTGCCTTCTCTGTACTTCCAGCAGCACAATAGAGTTGTGGTCATCGAACAAGAGGAAGCACCATGCGGATCGCCCGAGTCGTGCACTATTTCTTTCGTTTCGGAACCAGAAATCAACGGCCCTGTCCCAGAAGGCGGAATGCAGCTGAAGTACCTGAAGTACCGGCACGTGTCAGCAACCGTCGAAGCCTAG